Proteins encoded within one genomic window of Streptomyces sp. NBC_01314:
- a CDS encoding DUF4230 domain-containing protein, which translates to MTTSIKRTRLPGWAKLLTAVVILVVVLLAALRMLVFGGLEDVFGTEEHDRSGPTLLKSIQDMSRYDAASGNFQVVVDLEKDAKYLPDAIRGTRTLYVGAGTVDAYVDLGKVGENDVKVDKDRTSATINLPHARLGEPALDTEHSYAVSKQRGLLDRLGDVFSDNPNGEQAVQRLAVKHIGDAAKDSKLTDRAEANTTDMLEGLLTSLGFKEVKVTYGS; encoded by the coding sequence ATGACGACGTCCATCAAGCGCACGCGTCTGCCCGGCTGGGCCAAGCTGCTCACGGCCGTGGTCATCCTCGTCGTGGTGCTGCTGGCCGCACTGAGGATGCTGGTCTTCGGGGGGCTGGAGGACGTGTTCGGCACCGAGGAGCACGACCGCTCGGGGCCCACACTCCTGAAGTCCATCCAGGACATGAGCCGTTACGACGCCGCCTCGGGCAACTTCCAGGTGGTCGTCGACCTGGAGAAGGACGCCAAATACCTGCCGGACGCGATCCGCGGCACCCGCACGCTCTACGTCGGTGCGGGCACCGTCGACGCCTATGTCGACCTCGGCAAGGTCGGCGAGAACGACGTGAAGGTCGACAAGGACCGCACGTCGGCCACCATCAACCTCCCGCACGCACGGCTCGGCGAGCCGGCCCTCGACACCGAGCACTCCTACGCCGTCTCCAAGCAGCGCGGGCTGCTCGACCGCCTCGGCGACGTCTTCTCCGACAACCCCAACGGCGAACAGGCCGTGCAGCGCCTCGCCGTCAAGCACATCGGCGACGCCGCGAAGGACAGCAAGCTCACGGACCGTGCCGAGGCCAACACCACCGACATGCTCGAAGGGCTCCTGACGTCCCTCGGCTTCAAGGAGGTGAAGGTGACGTACGGGTCCTGA
- a CDS encoding aldehyde dehydrogenase translates to MTTTFESGPGRLFIGGQWLEAADGARADVIDPSTGQVVTTVAEAGAADVDAAVRAAREAFDSGTWSGLSGRERGRILNRVAQLIRENADEIAAVESRDVGKPITLAHAVDVTNAAIDYEYYASLAWSLDGSARDVPNNRLAYTKRGPIGVVGAITPFNFPLILAGSKIAPALAAGNTVVHKPAEETPLSALYMAGLLKEAGVPDGVYNVVTGTGPVAGEALLRNPGVDKIAFTGSTATGRHAASVAGEGLKQVTMELGGNAAHLVFEDADIEKAIGAIIKGFVFNTGQFCMGGPRLLVARSVHDTVVGILAEAVPGVPIGDPRQPETVIGPMAGERHLKKVEEYVELARKEGGRIVCGGERLDLNGGYYYKPTVIADLTNDSRVVQEEVFGPVLTVQPFDSEDEAVELANSTPYGLASGIQTTDLTRAHRVADRLQAGIVWINDWPMLDPAVPFGGVKASGFGREYGPEALESYTKVKSVVVSLD, encoded by the coding sequence ATGACGACCACCTTCGAGAGCGGACCCGGGCGGCTGTTCATCGGTGGACAGTGGCTCGAGGCGGCCGACGGGGCACGCGCCGACGTGATCGACCCGTCCACGGGACAGGTGGTCACGACGGTCGCGGAGGCGGGCGCCGCCGACGTCGACGCCGCCGTGCGCGCCGCGCGCGAAGCGTTCGACAGCGGCACGTGGTCCGGGCTGAGCGGCCGTGAGCGCGGCCGGATCCTGAACCGCGTCGCCCAGCTGATCCGGGAGAACGCCGACGAGATCGCCGCCGTGGAGAGCCGTGACGTCGGCAAGCCCATCACTCTGGCCCACGCGGTCGACGTGACGAACGCGGCCATCGACTACGAGTACTACGCCTCCCTCGCCTGGTCCCTGGACGGCTCCGCCCGCGACGTCCCGAACAATCGCCTCGCCTACACCAAGCGCGGCCCGATCGGTGTGGTCGGCGCGATCACCCCGTTCAACTTCCCGCTGATCCTGGCCGGTTCCAAGATCGCCCCCGCGCTCGCGGCCGGCAACACGGTCGTGCACAAGCCGGCCGAGGAGACCCCGCTCAGCGCCCTCTACATGGCGGGGCTCCTCAAGGAGGCCGGTGTCCCGGACGGCGTCTACAACGTGGTCACCGGCACGGGCCCGGTCGCGGGCGAGGCACTGCTGCGCAACCCCGGCGTCGACAAGATCGCCTTCACCGGATCCACCGCGACCGGTCGGCACGCGGCGAGCGTCGCCGGCGAGGGCCTGAAGCAGGTCACGATGGAGCTGGGCGGCAACGCGGCGCACCTCGTCTTCGAGGACGCCGACATCGAGAAGGCCATCGGCGCCATCATCAAGGGCTTCGTCTTCAACACCGGCCAGTTCTGCATGGGCGGCCCCCGCCTGCTGGTCGCCCGCTCGGTCCACGACACCGTGGTCGGCATCCTCGCCGAAGCCGTGCCCGGCGTGCCGATCGGCGACCCCCGGCAGCCCGAGACCGTCATCGGCCCGATGGCGGGCGAGAGGCACCTGAAGAAGGTCGAGGAGTACGTCGAGCTGGCCCGCAAGGAGGGCGGCCGCATCGTCTGCGGCGGCGAGCGCCTCGACCTGAACGGCGGCTACTACTACAAGCCCACCGTCATCGCCGACCTCACCAACGACTCCCGGGTCGTCCAGGAGGAGGTGTTCGGGCCGGTCCTGACCGTGCAGCCCTTCGACTCCGAGGACGAGGCCGTCGAGCTGGCCAACTCCACGCCGTACGGCCTGGCCTCCGGCATCCAGACCACCGACCTCACCCGTGCCCACCGCGTCGCCGACCGCCTCCAGGCGGGCATCGTCTGGATCAACGACTGGCCGATGCTCGACCCCGCCGTGCCCTTCGGCGGTGTGAAGGCCTCCGGCTTCGGACGCGAGTACGGCCCCGAGGCGCTGGAGTCCTACACCAAGGTCAAGTCCGTCGTCGTCTCGCTCGACTGA
- a CDS encoding VanZ family protein: MAGTTSRSRSTASGRRPPAAGDGRQPLPLPLRLLAMALAFMAMVAFGMVLAGLTLQPSPASEALTHSNLRPGSSLRLYWHHPDPRDAIKQISGNILLGVPFGILLPVLAPGARGLLRVPALTAMVMLLVELVQGALVTGRAFDIDDVILNTTGALLGYLLLGRRLGRAVHARVPREPKAAPAKPKAPVKPKASARRKAPVKPKAPRGAWAQRLRVSRRGKGASAASK, encoded by the coding sequence ATGGCCGGCACCACGTCTCGTTCCCGTTCCACGGCCTCCGGCCGCCGTCCCCCGGCGGCCGGAGACGGTCGACAACCACTCCCGCTGCCCCTGCGGCTCCTGGCGATGGCACTGGCCTTCATGGCCATGGTGGCCTTCGGCATGGTGCTGGCCGGGCTCACCCTCCAACCGTCCCCGGCGTCCGAGGCGCTCACCCACAGCAACCTCCGCCCCGGCAGCTCCCTGCGGCTCTACTGGCACCACCCCGACCCGCGCGACGCGATCAAGCAGATCAGCGGGAACATCCTGCTGGGCGTGCCGTTCGGGATCCTGCTGCCGGTGCTGGCGCCCGGCGCCCGCGGCCTGCTGCGCGTACCCGCCCTGACCGCGATGGTGATGCTGCTCGTCGAGCTGGTGCAGGGCGCGCTCGTCACCGGACGCGCGTTCGACATCGACGACGTCATCCTCAACACGACGGGCGCGCTGCTGGGCTATCTGCTGCTGGGCCGACGGCTCGGCCGCGCGGTGCACGCCCGGGTCCCGCGCGAGCCGAAGGCCGCACCGGCCAAGCCGAAGGCACCGGTCAAGCCGAAGGCATCGGCCCGGCGGAAGGCGCCGGTCAAGCCGAAGGCGCCGCGCGGCGCCTGGGCACAGCGCCTGCGCGTGAGCCGCCGGGGCAAAGGTGCTAGCGCGGCGTCCAAGTGA
- a CDS encoding ribose-phosphate diphosphokinase, whose amino-acid sequence MRDIAVFTGSAHPELADEVCAHLGVPLSPSRVSRFANDCLEVQLQANCREKDVFLVQPLVAPVQEHLVELLLMCDAARGASAGRITVVMPHYSYARSDKKDAPRISIGGRLVADLMVAAGAGRVLAMTLHSPQVHGFFSVPVDHLHALRELAAHFRQYDLTRTTVVSPDLGNAKEAAAFARMIGAQVAAGAKQRFADDRVSINSVIGEVAGRDVIVLDDEIAKGSTVMELLERLRELGPRSIRVACTHGLFAAGALKRLSAQPDILEIVCTNTVPVPVDERTDKLRILSIAPALAEAVRRIHNGESVSALFDAPSRE is encoded by the coding sequence GTGCGTGACATCGCCGTCTTCACCGGCAGTGCCCACCCCGAGCTCGCGGACGAGGTGTGCGCGCACCTGGGGGTGCCGCTGAGCCCGTCCCGGGTGAGCCGCTTCGCCAACGACTGTCTGGAGGTGCAGCTCCAGGCCAACTGCCGGGAGAAGGACGTGTTCCTGGTCCAGCCGCTGGTCGCGCCGGTCCAGGAGCATCTCGTCGAGCTGCTGCTCATGTGCGACGCGGCGCGCGGCGCCTCGGCGGGCCGGATCACCGTGGTCATGCCGCACTACTCGTACGCCCGCTCCGACAAGAAGGACGCGCCGCGGATCTCCATCGGCGGACGGCTGGTCGCCGATCTGATGGTGGCGGCGGGCGCCGGCCGGGTCCTCGCCATGACCCTGCACTCACCGCAGGTGCACGGCTTCTTCTCGGTGCCCGTCGATCATCTGCACGCGCTGCGCGAACTGGCCGCGCACTTCCGGCAGTACGACCTGACGCGTACGACGGTCGTGTCGCCGGACCTGGGCAACGCCAAGGAGGCGGCGGCGTTCGCGCGGATGATCGGCGCTCAGGTCGCCGCAGGCGCCAAGCAGCGGTTCGCGGACGACCGGGTGAGCATCAACTCGGTGATCGGCGAGGTCGCCGGGCGGGATGTGATCGTCCTCGACGACGAGATCGCCAAGGGCAGCACGGTCATGGAACTCCTGGAACGGCTGCGGGAGTTGGGGCCGCGCTCGATCCGGGTGGCGTGCACGCACGGGCTGTTCGCGGCGGGTGCCCTGAAGCGGCTGAGCGCGCAGCCCGACATCCTGGAGATCGTCTGCACCAACACCGTGCCCGTCCCCGTGGACGAGCGCACCGACAAGCTGAGAATCCTCTCCATCGCCCCCGCGCTCGCCGAGGCCGTGCGGCGCATCCACAACGGCGAGTCGGTCAGCGCCCTGTTCGACGCGCCGTCGCGCGAATAG
- a CDS encoding anti-sigma factor antagonist (This anti-anti-sigma factor, or anti-sigma factor antagonist, belongs to a family that includes characterized members SpoIIAA, RsbV, RsfA, and RsfB.) translates to MSSDPTPPATGYLSVRTERGRTVLELHGEIDIAAAVEIIPHLDAATSRTGARIVIDLRHVEFFDCSGLRLLYRARQRVLDRDGELRLVCTHPLTLRVLKVTGLARLLPPAPSLDAALEQPEAASGTASGTL, encoded by the coding sequence GTGTCGAGCGACCCCACTCCACCCGCGACCGGGTACCTGAGCGTCCGCACGGAGCGCGGCCGCACCGTGCTCGAACTGCACGGCGAGATCGACATCGCGGCGGCCGTGGAGATCATTCCGCATCTCGACGCGGCGACGAGCCGTACCGGCGCCCGGATCGTGATCGACCTCCGGCACGTCGAGTTCTTCGACTGCTCGGGCCTGCGGCTGCTCTACCGGGCCCGGCAGCGGGTGCTCGACCGCGACGGCGAGCTGCGCCTGGTCTGCACCCACCCGCTCACCCTGCGCGTCCTCAAGGTCACCGGCCTGGCCCGGCTGCTGCCGCCCGCCCCGTCACTGGACGCGGCCCTGGAGCAGCCCGAGGCCGCGTCCGGCACCGCGTCCGGCACCTTATGA
- a CDS encoding MarR family winged helix-turn-helix transcriptional regulator, with protein sequence MVGTKTPPSLLYMVKQVELVVRSRLDELVKPAGITALQYTSLTVLERHDGLSAAQLARDSFVTAQSTADLVRSLENRGLVRRERNPRNRRELLILLTEEGRELLARYAEPMRDLEERMIGDLTAHQADQFRQALSKAWHSLS encoded by the coding sequence ATGGTCGGCACCAAGACACCCCCCTCCCTCCTCTACATGGTCAAGCAGGTCGAGCTCGTTGTCCGCTCGCGCCTGGACGAGCTGGTCAAGCCGGCCGGGATCACGGCCCTGCAGTACACGTCCCTCACCGTCCTGGAGCGGCACGACGGACTTTCGGCCGCCCAGCTCGCCCGCGACTCGTTCGTCACGGCCCAGTCCACCGCGGATCTCGTACGCAGCCTCGAGAATCGCGGACTCGTGCGCCGGGAGCGCAATCCGCGCAACCGGCGCGAGCTGCTGATCCTGCTGACCGAGGAGGGGCGCGAGCTGCTTGCCCGCTATGCCGAGCCCATGCGTGACCTGGAAGAACGCATGATCGGCGACCTCACCGCGCACCAGGCCGACCAGTTCCGGCAGGCACTGTCGAAGGCGTGGCACTCCCTGTCGTAG